The proteins below come from a single Zea mays cultivar B73 chromosome 8, Zm-B73-REFERENCE-NAM-5.0, whole genome shotgun sequence genomic window:
- the LOC100279767 gene encoding uncharacterized protein LOC100279767, which translates to MTPPPNLSPAPAITGGTFAYDDLAAATGRFSDANLLGQGGFGHVYRGTVGGREVAIKKLQAGGGQGDREFRAEVEIISRVHHKNLVSLVGYCLYGEQRLLVYEYVPNKTLEFHLHGTGSGRPTLDWPRRWRIAVGSAKGLAYLHEDCYPKIIHRDIKAANILLDYHYEPKVADFGLAKYQAAEVTPVSTRVIGTFGYLAPEYAATGKISDRSDVFSFGVMLLELITGRKPIMASSEFQSVALVSWARPLLTRAVEEENYDDLIDPRLETDYDAHDMARLVACAAAAVRQTARCRPRMSQIVRYLEGELSVEDLNAGVVPGQSAVQRSGGGTTDRISRLGRVREHRDRDDHHGVHEQRSHQRGRGRHGRGGGRAGAAVLRQARGRLHREDEPAHHRQTHPEFVVRSRTSAY; encoded by the exons ATGACGCCGCCGCCGAACCTTTCGCCGGCGCCGGCCATCACGGGCGGCACGTTCGCGTACGACGACCTAGCGGCGGCGACGGGCAGGTTCTCGGACGCGAACCTACTCGGGCAGGGCGGGTTCGGGCACGTGTACCGCGGCACGGTGGGCGGGCGGGAGGTGGCCATCAAGAAGCTGCAGGCCGGCGGCGGGCAGGGCGACCGCGAGTTCCGCGCCGAGGTGGAGATCATCAGCCGCGTGCACCACAAGAACCTCGTCTCCCTCGTCGGCTACTGCCTCTACGGCGAGCAGCGGCTGCTCGTGTACGAGTACGTGCCCAACAAGACCCTCGAGTTCCATCTCCACG GGACAGGGAGTGGCAGGCCGACGCTGGACTGGCCGAGGCGGTGGAGGATCGCGGTTGGCTCCGCGAAGGGCCTCGCGTACCTGCACGAAGACT GTTATCCAAAGATCATCCATCGTGACATCAAAGCGGCGAACATCCTTCTGGATTACCATTACGAGCCAAAG GTTGCAGATTTCGGGTTGGCCAAATACCAAGCAGCTGAAGTCACCCCTGTTTCTACGCGTGTGATAGGAACCTTCGG ATATCTGGCTCCAGAGTACGCTGCCACAGGCAAAATTAGCGACCGGTCCGACGTCTTCTCCTTCGGTGTGATGCTGCTGGAGCTCATCACCGGGAGGAAACCAATCATGGCATCTTCAGAGTTTCAGTCTGTGGCATTGGTTTCTTGG GCTAGGCCATTGCTGACAAGAGCTGTGGAGGAGGAAAACTACGACGACCTCATCGATCCGAGGCTGGAGACCGACTACGACGCGCACGACATGGCGCGGCTGGTCGCGTGCGCCGCGGCCGCCGTGCGCCAGACCGCGCGGTGTCGCCCGCGGATGAGCCAG ATCGTCCGGTACCTGGAGGGCGAGCTGTCGGTGGAGGACCTGAACGCCGGCGTGGTGCCGGGGCAGAGCGCGGTGCAGCGGTCGGGCGGCGGCACCACGGACCGGATCAGCCGGCTCGGGCGCGTGAGGGAGCACCGTGACCGGGACGACCATCACGGAGTGCACGAGCAGCGATCCCACCAGCGAGGACGCGGGCGACACGGGCGAGGTGGCGGGCGCGCAGGGGCAGCAGTGCTCCGGCAGGCGCGCGGCCGTCTACACCGAGAGGATGAGCCGGCGCACCACCGCCAGACGCACCCTGAATTCGTTGTTCGTTCGCGTACATCAGCATACTGA